The Prunus persica cultivar Lovell chromosome G7, Prunus_persica_NCBIv2, whole genome shotgun sequence genome has a segment encoding these proteins:
- the LOC18771877 gene encoding uncharacterized protein At5g39865 produces the protein MKGVRGKFLKKLKSIPTIGTFTNGLLFQLNPTEKFFNHNHQTLSLRVHNDEEELKDEDMEFDFNVGHKENIVIPPSMKSTETVPSNDSSGDMVLSHIDLEHEIFHEAKDEEEEQHPSLSDFEEKCPPGGGNSVILYSTSLTGVRKTFEACKAIRFLLESFKVSVHERDVSMHMGFREELWRIFGGRVIPPRLFIKGRYIGGADEVIGLHEQGKLKKLLKGIPIDLSNSPCTGCANMRFVVCFNCNGSRRVFKDSDLDETDELHIRCPECNENGLVKCSICC, from the coding sequence ATGAAAGGAGTGAGAGGAAAATTTCTCAAGAAATTGAAGTCCATCCCAACAATTGGCACCTTCACAAATGGCCTGCTCTTTCAGCTGAACCCCACAGAAAAGTTCTTCAATCACAACCATCAAACACTGTCTCTGCGAGTTCacaatgatgaagaagagCTCAAAGATGAAGATATGGAATTCGATTTCAATGTTGGCCACAAGGAGAATATTGTTATACCACCCTCCATGAAGTCCACAGAGACAGTGCCTTCCAATGATAGCTCGGGGGATATGGTCTTGTCTCACATCGATTTGGAGCATGAAATTTTTCATGAAGCAaaggatgaggaggaggaacaACATCCATCTTTATCAGATTTTGAGGAGAAGTGTCCACCAGGAGGAGGCAATTCTGTCATTCTCTACTCAACAAGCTTGACAGGTGTCAGAAAAACGTTTGAGGCATGCAAGGCTATCCGGTTTTTGCTGGAAAGCTTCAAAGTATCGGTGCATGAGAGGGACGTTTCGATGCACATGGGATTCAGGGAAGAGTTGTGGAGGATATTTGGTGGTAGAGTGATCCCTCCAAGGCTTTTCATCAAGGGAAGATACATTGGAGGAGCTGATGAAGTAATAGGGCTTCATGAGCAAGGGAAGCTGAAGAAGCTCCTAAAAGGAATCCCAATAGACCTATCTAACTCCCCATGCACCGGCTGTGCCAACATGCGTTTTGTGGTGTGCTTCAACTGCAATGGCAGTCGCAGAGTCTTCAAAGACAGTGATCTTGATGAGACTGATGAGCTGCACATTAGATGTCCCGAGTGCAATGAAAATGGTTTAGTTAAGTGCTCCATCTGCTGCTGA
- the LOC18769874 gene encoding uncharacterized protein LOC18769874, with protein sequence MVVKMMRWRPWPPLTTKKYEVGLVVRRLEGWDLVREAAGGAEPLEKEDKWTAEIMWKGSKVKVGALSSLRRAIVKRNFTREVEASSENGVIQWDEEFHSVCSFSAYKDNVFHPWEIVFTVFNGLNQGPKNKAPVVGTASVNLAEFVSEAEQKELQLNIPLISSGGAAEPCPSLCISLSLLELRTAQEITEPVQRSLVPVPSPPQSAETISTEKDELSALKAGLRKVKIFTEYVSARKAKKPCREEDGSEGRCSARSEDGEYNYPFDSDSLDDFEEGESEEVKEDSTVRKSFSYGTLAHANYAGGSIYSNMRINGEGEDWVYYSNRKSDVGCSQAEDSTASVSESSTSSKRGLLSWRKRKLSFIRSPKAKGEPLLKKAYGEEGGDDIDFDRRQLSSDESLSLGWNKTEEDSSANRSSVSEFGDDNFAIGSWENKEVTNRDGHMKLQTEIFFASIDQRSERAAGESACTALVAVIANWFQNNRELMPIKSQFDSLIREGSLEWRNLCENETYRERFPDKHFDLETVLQAKIRPLSVVSGKSFIGFFHPEVVEEGRFDFLHGAMSFDNIWDEISRAGSECASNGEPQVYIVSWNDHFFILKVEAEAYYIIDTLGERLYEGCNQAYILKFDSSTIIYKMQNIAESSDDKTTSDQPIVAGAGEYKNQQAQQAEQVNEKEEGSTVEAEITKPEEQKEEEEVVCRGKESCKEYIKSFLAAIPIRELQADIKKGLMASTPLHHRLQIEFHYTQFLKLLPTTPVAEVTANASQSPELSTTEVAA encoded by the exons ATGGTGGTGAAGATGATGAGGTGGCGTCCATGGCCTCCTCTGACCACGAAGAAGTACGAAGTGGGGCTTGTGGTGCGGAGGCTGGAGGGCTGGGATCTGGTGCGGGAGGCTGCAGGTGGGGCCGAGCCACTGGAGAAAGAGGACAAGTGGACGGCGGAGATTATGTGGAAGGGATCGAAGGTCAAGGTCGGGGCCTTGAGCTCTCTCAGGCGTGCCATCGTCAAGAGGAACTTTACCAGAGAGGTCGAGGCTTCTTCCGAAAACGGCGTCATTCAGTGGGACGAGGAATTTCACAGCGTTTGCTCTTTCTCGGCTTACAAGGACAATGTGTTTCACCCTTGGGAGATCGTCTTCACTGTCTTCAAT GGTTTGAATCAAGGGCCCAAAAATAAGGCTCCTGTTGTTGGAACAGCATCAGTGAACCTTGCTGAATTTGTTTCGGAAGCTGAACAGAAGGAGCTTCAGTTAAACATCCCCCTCATATCATCTGGTGGTGCTGCTGAGCCATGCCCCTCACTTTGT ATATCACTCAGCTTATTGGAACTGAGAACTGCTCAAGAAATCACAGAGCCAGTGCAAAGATCACTCGTGCCTGTTCCATCACCGCCTCAGTCAGCAGAGACCATTTCGACAGAAAAAGATGAGCTTTCTGCTCTTAAAGCTGGGCTTAGAAAAGTAAAGATTTTTACTGAGTATGTGTCTGCTAGAAAAGCCAAAAAGCCCTGTCGTGAGGAGGATGGCAGTGAGGGTAGGTGCTCTGCCAGGAGTGAGGATGGTGAGTATAACTATCCTTTTGACTCTGATTCACTGGATGATTTTGAGGAAGGTGAATCAGAAGAGGTCAAAGAGGATTCCACTGTTAGGAAGTCATTCAGTTATGGCACACTGGCTCATGCAAATTATGCTGGAGGATCAATTTACTCCAATATGAGAATCAATGGTGAAGGTGAGGATTGGGTTTACTACAGCAATCGTAAATCGGATGTGGGGTGCTCACAAGCTGAGGATTCAACTGCATCAGTCTCTGAGTCCTCTACAAGTTCAAAGCGAGGCTTACTATCATGGAGGAAGAGAAAGCTGAGCTTCATTCGCTCCCCTAAAGCCAAAGGAGAACCGTTGTTAAAGAAGGCCTATGGTGAAGAAGGTGGTGATGACATTGATTTTGATCGTAGGCAGCTTAGCTCCGATGAATCCCTAtctctcggg TGGAACAAGACGGAGGAGGATTCATCTGCTAATCGGTCGTCAGTGTCTGAATTTGGAGATGATAATTTTGCCATAGGTAGTTGGGAGAACAAAGAAGTGACAAACCGTGATGGACACATGAAGCTTCAAACTGAGATCTTTTTTGCTTCTATCGATCAGCGAAGTGAGCGAGCAGCAGGCGAGAGTGCATGCACAGCTCTTGTGGCAGtaattgccaattggtttcaGAATAACCGAGAGCTCATGCCCATAAAGTCCCAGTTTGATAGTCTGATTCGAGAAGGCTCATTAGAATGGAGGAATCTTTGTGAAAATGAGACCTATAGGGAGCGATTTCCCGACAAGCACTTTGATCTTGAAACAGTCCTTCAAGCCAAAATACGTCCTCTTTCTGTAGTTTCGGGGAAATCCTTTATTGGTTTTTTCCATCCTGAGGTAGTGGAAGAGGGACGATTTGACTTTTTACATGGTGCAATGTCCTTTGATAACATTTGGGATGAGATTAGCCGTGCTGGATCAGAATGTGCTAGCAATGGTGAACCTCAAGTTTATATTGTCAGCTGGAATGACCATTTCTTCATCCTCAAGGTGGAAGCAGAAGCTTATTACATCATTGATACACTAGGGGAGAGGCTCTATGAGGGATGCAACCAGGCGTATATCTTAAAGTTTGACAGCAGCACGATAATTTACAAGATGCAAAATATTGCAGAATCATCTGATGATAAAACAACCAGTGATCAGCCAATTGTGGCAGGAGCAGGTGAATACAAGAACCAGCAGGCCCAGCAAGCCGAGCAGGTCAATGAAAAGGAGGAAGGATCAACAGTAGAGGCTGAGATAACCAAGCCGGAGGAGCagaaggaggaagaggaggttGTGTGTCGAGGGAAGGAGTCATGCAAAGAGTATATAAAGAGCTTTTTGGCTGCAATTCCAATAAGGGAATTGCAGGCAGATATCAAGAAAGGGCTAATGGCATCCACACCTCTTCATCACCGGTTACAGATTGAATTCCACTACACCCAGTTCTTAAAACTGTTGCCTACTACTCCGGTAGCAGAAGTGACGGCAAATGCTTCACAAAGTCCCGAACTTTCCACAACAGAGGTCGCTGCATAA